One Acutalibacter muris DNA window includes the following coding sequences:
- the spo0A gene encoding sporulation transcription factor Spo0A, producing MDKQVKVLISGEASEWPRPALEKLENQGGTAVFEQRDGTKLLSRLRQERPQAVIMDMFMPGLDALGVMQALSSEGGDRPLCIVSASYTTPILEREVLSAGAAYFAIAPFDKSAMVDRILSLISTRGRHFETEPSDPQLRVQVTEILHQIGVPAHIKGYHYLRDSIIMAIEDPEIINAVTKQLYPSVAKAYNTTSSRVERAIRHAIEVAWDRGDVDVLNSYFGYTIHNTRGKPTNSEFIAMISDKLCLEPSFGQHA from the coding sequence ATGGATAAACAAGTAAAGGTTCTTATCAGCGGGGAAGCCAGCGAATGGCCCCGCCCTGCGCTGGAAAAGCTGGAAAACCAGGGGGGCACGGCGGTGTTCGAGCAGCGGGACGGCACAAAGCTCCTCTCCCGCCTCCGCCAGGAGCGGCCCCAGGCAGTCATTATGGATATGTTCATGCCCGGCCTGGACGCCCTGGGTGTCATGCAGGCCCTCTCGTCAGAGGGCGGCGACCGGCCCTTATGCATCGTCTCGGCCTCGTACACCACCCCCATTTTGGAGCGGGAGGTCCTGTCTGCGGGGGCGGCGTACTTTGCCATTGCCCCCTTCGACAAGAGCGCCATGGTGGACCGCATACTCTCCCTTATTTCCACCAGGGGCCGCCATTTCGAGACCGAGCCCAGCGACCCCCAGCTGCGGGTTCAGGTGACGGAGATACTGCACCAGATAGGGGTGCCCGCCCATATCAAGGGCTACCATTACCTTCGGGACTCCATCATCATGGCCATAGAGGACCCGGAGATAATCAATGCTGTCACAAAGCAGCTCTACCCCAGCGTGGCAAAGGCCTATAACACCACCAGCTCCCGGGTGGAGCGGGCCATACGCCACGCCATCGAGGTGGCCTGGGACCGGGGGGACGTGGATGTGCTGAACTCCTACTTCGGCTACACCATACATAACACCCGGGGCAAGCCCACCAACAGTGAGTTTATCGCCATGATCTCCGACAAGCTCTGCCTTGAACCCAGCTTCGGCCAGCACGCCTGA
- a CDS encoding class I adenylate-forming enzyme family protein, with amino-acid sequence MPITDLLERNSKLYGDMTALVEINPELREPRRVTWREYELIQPGGPAPYRREITWSVFDEKSNRAANLLLGRGIRKGQKVALLMMNNLEWLPIYFGILKTGAIAVPLNFRYTADEIRYCLGLSDADVLFFGPEFIGRVEEIVPDIGGEKLLFFVGDSCPTFAEDYHRASANCSSAPPKVLIDDEDEAAIYYSSGTTGFPKAILLRHSALMQSARMEALHHETTHEDVFLCIPPLYHTGAKMHWFGSLFTGGKAVLLKGNSPKAIFEAVSSEECTIVWLLVPWAQDILAALDRGELKIEDYKLSQWRLMHIGAQPVPPSLVKHWWEYFPHHKYDTNYGLSESTGPGCVHLGVDNPHKVGAIGVPGTGWRVKIVDERGEPVKPGDVGELCVKGGGVMVGYYHDKAATDEVLKNGWLHTGDMARQDEDGFIYLVDRKKDVIISGGENLYPVQIEAFLSGYPKIHDVAVIGLPDQRLGEIAAAVLQVKEGMDCTEEEVMDFCKDLPRYKRPRKLIFAPVPRNATGKIEKPKLREIYCGVRLVEAQNKG; translated from the coding sequence ATGCCCATTACAGACCTGTTGGAAAGAAACTCGAAGCTCTATGGCGACATGACCGCCCTGGTGGAGATAAACCCGGAGCTTCGGGAGCCCAGGCGCGTGACCTGGCGGGAGTATGAGCTCATACAGCCCGGGGGGCCCGCGCCCTACAGGCGGGAGATAACCTGGTCCGTCTTTGACGAGAAATCGAACCGGGCGGCGAACCTGCTGCTGGGCCGTGGGATACGCAAGGGACAGAAGGTGGCCCTGCTGATGATGAACAACCTGGAGTGGCTGCCCATATACTTCGGGATACTCAAGACCGGGGCGATAGCGGTGCCGCTGAACTTTCGGTACACTGCCGACGAGATAAGGTACTGTCTGGGGCTCTCCGACGCGGACGTGCTGTTCTTTGGGCCGGAGTTCATTGGGCGCGTGGAGGAGATAGTCCCGGATATAGGCGGGGAGAAGCTGCTGTTCTTTGTGGGGGACAGCTGCCCCACCTTTGCGGAGGACTACCACAGGGCTTCGGCCAACTGCTCCAGCGCGCCGCCAAAGGTGCTGATAGACGACGAGGACGAGGCGGCTATCTACTACTCCTCGGGCACCACGGGTTTCCCCAAGGCCATCCTCCTTCGGCACTCGGCCCTTATGCAGTCGGCAAGGATGGAGGCTTTACACCATGAGACCACCCATGAGGACGTCTTTCTGTGCATACCGCCCCTATACCATACCGGGGCGAAAATGCACTGGTTCGGCTCCCTCTTTACCGGGGGCAAGGCGGTGCTTCTGAAGGGGAACTCCCCAAAGGCAATATTTGAAGCTGTCTCCTCGGAGGAGTGCACAATAGTATGGCTGCTGGTGCCCTGGGCCCAGGACATCCTTGCCGCCCTTGACAGGGGCGAACTGAAAATAGAGGACTATAAACTCTCCCAGTGGCGGCTGATGCACATCGGCGCCCAGCCGGTGCCCCCAAGCCTTGTGAAGCACTGGTGGGAGTATTTCCCCCACCACAAGTATGACACCAACTACGGCCTTTCCGAGTCCACCGGCCCCGGCTGTGTGCACCTGGGGGTGGACAACCCTCATAAGGTGGGCGCTATCGGCGTACCCGGCACGGGCTGGCGGGTGAAGATAGTGGACGAGCGGGGCGAGCCCGTAAAGCCCGGAGACGTGGGCGAGCTTTGCGTAAAGGGCGGCGGCGTGATGGTGGGGTACTACCACGATAAGGCCGCCACGGACGAGGTGCTGAAAAACGGCTGGCTCCATACCGGGGACATGGCCCGGCAGGACGAGGACGGCTTCATATACTTAGTGGACCGCAAAAAGGACGTTATCATCTCCGGCGGCGAGAACCTGTACCCGGTGCAGATAGAGGCCTTCCTCTCCGGGTACCCCAAGATACACGACGTGGCCGTTATCGGCCTGCCGGACCAGCGGCTGGGGGAGATAGCCGCGGCAGTCCTCCAGGTCAAGGAGGGCATGGACTGCACCGAGGAGGAGGTCATGGACTTCTGCAAGGACCTGCCCAGGTATAAGCGTCCGAGAAAGCTCATTTTCGCACCGGTGCCCAGGAACGCCACGGGCAAGATAGAGAAGCCGAAGCTTCGGGAGATATACTGCGGAGTGCGGCTGGTGGAGGCGCAGAATAAGGGATAA
- a CDS encoding class I SAM-dependent methyltransferase has product MFNEKELIAKWNADMYDLHETETEDVDFALSVIGPAPKNILEIACGSGRFLVPLARAGHTVTGLDFDQYMLDKIGPKAAGLDNISWRRADVIRESWGTGFDVVLIAANLLFNIISDMDYEKAQRLLLEKASKALSPGGSVYIDYACTRRPEAWFNGPGEKIVWEGADSAGNTGRMVLSGSTFDCDSSIVRFTRRFELTLADGGRIVEEIPSVKHYPPLRQVRGWLSENGFSVRKEYGDYSRRPIGEDTDRAVIWAQKP; this is encoded by the coding sequence TTGTTTAACGAGAAAGAGCTCATAGCAAAATGGAACGCCGATATGTACGACCTTCACGAGACGGAAACAGAGGACGTTGATTTCGCCCTGTCCGTTATAGGCCCAGCGCCCAAGAATATCCTGGAGATCGCCTGCGGCAGCGGACGCTTTCTGGTCCCCCTGGCAAGGGCCGGGCACACCGTAACCGGGCTAGACTTCGACCAGTATATGTTGGATAAAATCGGCCCGAAAGCCGCCGGGCTTGACAACATCTCCTGGCGCAGGGCCGACGTGATACGCGAGTCCTGGGGAACCGGCTTCGACGTGGTACTCATAGCCGCGAACCTCCTGTTCAACATCATCTCCGACATGGACTATGAGAAGGCCCAGCGCCTGCTCCTTGAGAAGGCCTCAAAGGCCCTTTCCCCAGGCGGCAGCGTCTACATCGACTATGCCTGCACCCGGCGCCCGGAGGCCTGGTTCAACGGCCCCGGCGAAAAGATTGTCTGGGAGGGCGCCGACAGCGCCGGGAACACCGGGCGCATGGTACTCTCCGGCAGCACCTTCGACTGCGACAGCAGCATCGTCCGCTTTACCCGCCGGTTCGAGCTTACCCTCGCCGACGGCGGCAGGATAGTGGAGGAGATACCCTCAGTTAAGCATTACCCCCCGCTCCGGCAGGTCCGCGGCTGGCTCTCAGAAAACGGCTTCTCGGTCCGGAAGGAGTACGGCGACTATAGCCGCCGCCCCATCGGAGAGGACACGGACAGGGCCGTTATCTGGGCGCAGAAACCATAA
- a CDS encoding Dabb family protein — protein MIRHIVMFSLKPENKEENTAEFLRRGTELCELPVIKSGRAVSRVQGAPNANFDVALIMDFESVDQLNTYQVSPEHVEFGRFVGGIRADRACIDYEI, from the coding sequence ATGATAAGGCATATAGTTATGTTTTCACTGAAGCCCGAGAATAAAGAGGAGAACACCGCCGAGTTTCTGCGGCGGGGGACGGAGCTCTGCGAGCTGCCGGTCATAAAGAGCGGCCGGGCGGTGAGCAGGGTCCAGGGCGCGCCAAACGCCAATTTTGACGTGGCGCTTATAATGGACTTCGAGTCCGTGGACCAGCTCAACACCTATCAGGTCTCGCCCGAGCACGTGGAGTTCGGCAGGTTCGTGGGCGGCATACGCGCGGACAGGGCCTGCATCGACTATGAGATATGA